Below is a window of Streptomyces spongiicola DNA.
CCTTCATCGCCACCAGTCCGGCGAAGCCGATCACGAAGAACTCGCCGATCAGCGTCGAGGCGCAGAGCGTACGCATGGAGTCAGTCCCTTCCCAGCAGCAGCCGGGCCTCGCCGACCGTGATCACGGAGCCGGTCACCAGGACACCCGCGCCCGAGTACTCGGCCTCCTCCTCGGCGAGTGTGATCGCCGCTTCCAGCGCGTCGTCGAGCCGCGGCTCCACCACCACCCGCTCGTCCCCGAACACCTCCACGGCGATCGCCGCCAGCTCGTCGGCGTCCATCGCCCGATGGCTGGAGTTCTGCGTGACGACGATCTCGGTGAAGATCGGCTCGAAGGCCTCCAGGACCGCCTTCACGTCCTTGTCGGCGCTCGTGCCCACGACTCCGACCAGCCGCGAGAAGCCGAACGACTCGGTGACCCCCTCCGCAGCCGCCCGGGCACCGGCCGGGTTGTGCGCGGCGTCCAGAACGACGGTCGGGCTGCGCCGCACGACCTCGAGCCGGCCCGGCGACACCACCGAGGCGAACGCGGACCGGACCGTCTCCGCGTCCAGCGTCCGCGCGTGCTCCGCGCCGATGCCGAAGAACGCCTCCACCGCCGCCAGCGCCACCGCCGCGTTGTGCGCCTGGTGCGCGCCGTGCAGCGGGAGGAAGACCTCCTCGTACTCGCCGCCGAGTCCGCGCAGCGTCAGCAGCTGCCCGCCGACGGCGACCTCCCGCGACGCCACCCCGAACTCCATGCCCTCGCGGGCCACCGTCGCGTCCACCTCGACGGCCCGCTTCAGCATCACCTGGGCGGCGTCCACGGGCTGCTGCGCCAGGATCACCGTCGCGCCCTGCTTGATGATCCCGGCCTTCTCGCCGGCGATCTCGGCCGCGGTGGTGCCCAGCCGGTCGGTGTGGTCCAGGTCGATGGGGGTGACCACCGCGACCGAACCGTCGATGACGTTCGTCGCGTCCCAGCTGCCGCCCATGCCGACCTCGACGACGGCCACGTCGACCGGCGCGTCGGCGAAGGCTGCGTAGGCCATCCCGGTGAGCACCTCGAAGAAGGAGAGCCGGTACTCCTGCGCGGTGTCGACCATGTCCACGTACGGCTTGACGTCCCGGTACGTGGCGATGAACCGCTCGGCGTCGATCGGGGCGCCGTCCAGGCTGATCCGCTCGGTGACCGACTGGACGTGGGGCGAGGTGTACCGCCCGGTGCGCAGCTCGAAGGCGCCGAGCAGCGCCTCGATCATGCGGGCGGTGGAGGTCTTGCCGTTGGTGCCCGTGATGTGGATCGACGGGTAGGCGCGCTGGGGCTCCCCCAGCACGTCCATCAGTGCGGTGATCCGGCTGACCGACGGCTCCAGCTTGGTCTCGCCCCAGCGGCCGGCGAGCTCCTGCTCGACCTCGCGGAGCGCCTTGTCCACCTCCGGGTCGGCGGGGCGCCTCGGCACCTGGTCCCCCCGCGGCGGCCCGGCCTGGGTGCGCAGCGTGCGGCTCCCGGCCTCGATCACCGCCAGATCGGGGTCGCGGTCGGTCTCGGCGTCGACGATCGCGTCGAACTCGTCTCCGGTCGCGTCGCCGGTCTCGTCTCCGGTTGCGTCGCCGGTTGCGTCGAAGGGCTCTGGCTGCTGGTCGCTCACGACCGACAGTCTACGGAGCGCCGCCGACACCCGGACCGACGGCCGGTCCGTACCGGGTCCGGGCGCCGACCGGAACCGCCCGGGAAACCGCCCGGTGCCGTCGGGCACCGTCGCGGGCGCCGTCGGGCGCCCTGCGGGCGGCGGCGCCCGCACGCGCTGCGCGCCGGGGCCGAACTCCCGTGGGCGGGTGCCCGGCCGGCTCCGCCGCGTGCGAAGCCGAGGCCCCCGGCCGGTCGGACTCGCCGGTCTCCGGGGGCCTCGCACATGGCGGCGGGTGCCGCGGGTCAGCCCTGGGGCAGGTTCGCGAGCTGGACGCCGATGCGCTCGACGGCCTCCTCGGCCCTGGCCAGCCGACCGCGGATCTTGTCCACGACGTCGTCGGGGGCCTTGGCGAGGAACGCCTCGTTGCCGAGCTTCGCCGTGGCCTGGGCCTTCTCCTTCTCGGCGGCCGCGAGGTCCTTGGCCAGGCGCCTGCGCTCCGCGTCCACGTCGATCGCACCGGACAGGTCCAGCGCGATCCGGGCGCCCGCGACCGGGACCGTGGCCGTGGCATGGAAGGCGTCGCCCTCCGGCTGCAGCCGGAGCAGCTGCCGGATCGCGCCCTCGTGGGGGGCGAGGGCCGTGCCGTCGAGCGTCAGCCGGGCCGGGACCTTCTGGCCGGGTTGCAGGCCCTGGTCGGAGCGGAACCGGCGGACCTCGGTGACGACCCGCTGGACGAGTCCGATCTCCCGCTCGGCGGCGGTGTCGCGGAAGCCCCCGGGGGTTTCCGCTCCGGGAACGGCCACCGCCCCGGGCCAGTCGGCGACGACGACCGACTCGCCGCCCGTGAGCGTGGTCCACAGCGTCTCGGTGACGAACGGGACCACCGGGTGCAGCAGCCGCAGCGTGACGTCGAGGACCTCGCCGAGCACCCGGGCGGACACCTTCGCGGGCTCGCCGCCGGCCGCGAACGTGGTCTTGGAGAGTTCGACGTACCAGTCGAAGACCTCGTCCCAGGCGAAGTGGAAGAGGGTGTCCGACAGCTTCGCGAACTGGTAGTCCTCGTAGTACGCGTCGACCTCGGCGACCACCGCGTTCAGCCGCGAGAGGATCCAGCGGTCCGCCGCCGCCATACGCTCGTGCGCCGGCATCGGGCCCTCGACCGTGGCGCCGTTCATCAGCGCGAAGCGGGTCGCGTTCCAGATCTTGTTGGCGAATTTGCGCGAGCCCTGGACCCAGTCCTCGCCGATGGGGACGTCGACGCCGGGGTTGGCACCGCGGGCGAGCGTGAAGCGCAGCGCGTCGGAGCCGTACTTCTCCATCCAGTCCAGCGGGTTGACCGCGTTGCCGAAGGACTTCGACATCTTCTTGCCGAACTGGTCCCGGACCATGCCGTGCAGGGCGATGGTGTGGAACGGAGGGGTGCCGTCCATCGCGTACAGGCCGAACATCATCATCCGGGCGACCCAGAAGAACAGGATGTCGTAGCCGGTGACCAGGACGGAGTTCGGATAGAACTTCGCCAGGCTCTCGGTCCGCTCGGGCCAGCCCAGCGTCGAGAAGGGCCACAGCCCGGAGGAGAACCAGGTGTCCAGGACGTCGGTCTCCTGGTGCCAGCCCTCCCCGGACGGCGGCTCCTCGTCGGGACCGACGCAGACGACCTCGCCGTCCGGGCCGTACCAGACCGGGATGCGGTGCCCCCACCACAGCTGGCGAGAGATGCACCAGTCGTGGAGGTTGTCCACCCAGT
It encodes the following:
- a CDS encoding valine--tRNA ligase — protein: MTENAQQQPASTPELPTQYAPAEVEGKLYERWVERGYFEADAQSGKPPYTVVIPPPNVTGSLHLGHAFEHTLIDALTRRKRMQGHETLWQPGMDHAGIATQNVVERELAKEGKSRHDLGREAFVDRVWRWKAESGGQISGQMRRLGDGVAWSRERFTMDEGLSRAVQTIFKRLYDDELIYRAERIINWCPRCLTAISDIEVEYQDDDGELVSIRYGEGDEAIVVATTRAETMLGDTAVAVHPEDERYRHLVGREIELPLTGRRIPVVADEHVDPGFGTGAVKVTPAHDPNDFEIGRRHGLPNLAVMDERAVITVHGPFQGLDRLEARSAIVAALRAEGRIVAEKRPYAHSVGHCSRCKTTIEPRLSPQWWVRVGPLAEAAGDAVRDGRVRIHPQEMEKRYFDWVDNLHDWCISRQLWWGHRIPVWYGPDGEVVCVGPDEEPPSGEGWHQETDVLDTWFSSGLWPFSTLGWPERTESLAKFYPNSVLVTGYDILFFWVARMMMFGLYAMDGTPPFHTIALHGMVRDQFGKKMSKSFGNAVNPLDWMEKYGSDALRFTLARGANPGVDVPIGEDWVQGSRKFANKIWNATRFALMNGATVEGPMPAHERMAAADRWILSRLNAVVAEVDAYYEDYQFAKLSDTLFHFAWDEVFDWYVELSKTTFAAGGEPAKVSARVLGEVLDVTLRLLHPVVPFVTETLWTTLTGGESVVVADWPGAVAVPGAETPGGFRDTAAEREIGLVQRVVTEVRRFRSDQGLQPGQKVPARLTLDGTALAPHEGAIRQLLRLQPEGDAFHATATVPVAGARIALDLSGAIDVDAERRRLAKDLAAAEKEKAQATAKLGNEAFLAKAPDDVVDKIRGRLARAEEAVERIGVQLANLPQG
- the folC gene encoding bifunctional tetrahydrofolate synthase/dihydrofolate synthase, coding for MSDQQPEPFDATGDATGDETGDATGDEFDAIVDAETDRDPDLAVIEAGSRTLRTQAGPPRGDQVPRRPADPEVDKALREVEQELAGRWGETKLEPSVSRITALMDVLGEPQRAYPSIHITGTNGKTSTARMIEALLGAFELRTGRYTSPHVQSVTERISLDGAPIDAERFIATYRDVKPYVDMVDTAQEYRLSFFEVLTGMAYAAFADAPVDVAVVEVGMGGSWDATNVIDGSVAVVTPIDLDHTDRLGTTAAEIAGEKAGIIKQGATVILAQQPVDAAQVMLKRAVEVDATVAREGMEFGVASREVAVGGQLLTLRGLGGEYEEVFLPLHGAHQAHNAAVALAAVEAFFGIGAEHARTLDAETVRSAFASVVSPGRLEVVRRSPTVVLDAAHNPAGARAAAEGVTESFGFSRLVGVVGTSADKDVKAVLEAFEPIFTEIVVTQNSSHRAMDADELAAIAVEVFGDERVVVEPRLDDALEAAITLAEEEAEYSGAGVLVTGSVITVGEARLLLGRD